CAGTTGGACAAAGGAAACGCGCGAATGCTTTCCCCTTCATCAAGCGCTCCGTTGTAGATATTCCACAATTCCGGACGTTGCGCCTTCGGTTCCCAGCGATGGTGCCGATCGCGAAACGAATAAATACGTTCCTTGGCTCTCGACTTCTCTTCGTCTCGGCGGGCTCCGCCAATCGCCGCATCAAAACCATGCAGCGACAAAGCCTGCTTCAATGCCTGGGTTTTCATCAGATCGGTATGCTTCGAACTGCCGTGAACAAACGGGTTTATGCCGATTTCCAGCCCCTGCGGATTTTGATAAATCAGCAAATCAAAACCGTGTTTTTCAGCCTGACGATCGCGAAATTCGATCATCTCCCGAAACTTCCAGTCCGTATCGACATGCAATAACGGAAACGGAATGCTCCCGGGATAAAATGCTTTGCGGGCCAGATGCAGCAGAACCGAAGAATCCTTGCCGATCGAATACAACATCACCGGTTTTTTAAACTCCGCGGCGACTTCCCTCAAAATATGAATGCTTTCTGCTTCAAGCTGTTCTAAGTGCGTCATTTTCCATATCCTTGTTTAATTCATGCGATGTGCCCCGCCAGGCGAGCTTTTCCGCCAGAGCGCACACTTCGCCGACAATCAGCAAAGCCGGGCTCTTGATCTGTTCCGCTTCAACCGTGCGGGTCAGTTCTTCCAAACAGGTCAGCACCACCCTCTGTTGCGGTAAAGTGCCGTTTTCGATAATCGCCACCGGCGTCTGCTTTTCACGACCGAACTGCAGGAGTCCGTCACGAATGTCCGAACTCCGAATCAGCCCCATATAGATCACCAGCGTCTGTTCGGATTGAGCCAAAGCGCGCCAATCCGGAGTTTCGCCGCCCGGCTTGCAATGCCCGGTTACCAGCTGAACCGTCCGCGAATAATCGCGATGTGTCAGTGGAATACCGGCATAAGCGGCGCATCCGACCGCTGCACTGATTCCCGGGACAATCCGATAATCAATACCGGCCGCTTTTAAAGCTTCACATTCCTCTCCGCCGCGCCCGAAAATAAACGGATCGCCGCCCTTCAGACGGCAGACCGACAATCCTTGCTGCGCCAGATGAATCAATAACCGATTGATTTCTTCCTGCGACATCGAATGACAGCCGGCCTTTTTGGCCACGCAAATACGCTCGGCATCACGGCGTGCCAGCTCCAGAATCTCCGCTGAAACCAGGCCGTCATGGACAATCACATCCGCTTGCTGCATCGCCTGCAGAGCCTTAATGGTCAGCAGCTCAGGATCACCCGGCCCGGCGCCGACCAGTGAGACACAACCCCGATCCGCTGCAAATGCCTGCAGCTTGTGATCCAAAAGCTTCTGTGCGCCCTCCTGATCGTTGCTTTCCACTCGACGAGCGATCTCGCCCCGAAACGTCTGTTCCCAAAAAGCCCGGCGTTGCCCGACATCCGTCAAAGCCGATTTCACCCGGCTTCGGTTATGCTGCGCCAAGCGACCGAGCCCGGACAGACTTTGCGGTAACATCCGCTCCAGTTGCTCACGAGTCTGACGCGCCAGCACCGGAGCATGACCTCCGCTGGAAACCGCCAGCATCAGCGGGCTGCGATCGACGATTGCCGGGAAAATAAAACGGCACAGTTCGGCATCGTCCACCACATTCGCCGGAACGCCCTGTAATTCGGCAGCGAGAAAAACCTGCCGATTGACGCTGTTCACATCCGTAGCGGCGATCACCAGGCGCATGCCGGCAAGCTGATCGGGATGAAAATCTCCCTGAAACCACACCAATTCCTTTTCGGAACAGAGGATTTCCAGATCGGGACACAATTGCAGTGCAACCAGATTGATCTGCGCCCCCGCCTGACGTAATAAACGAATTTTTCGCAAGGCAACGTCGCCCCCGCCAACCACCAATACCGGCTGGCGTTGCAAATCGACAAAAATCGGCAAATAGTCCATCATCGCTTCCTTAAGACAGGTGATCGTGAAAATCACGTCCTTCGAGCGTGGCCTTGATGTGCCCCACACGAATCACAAAATCACCAAACGCTTCATCGTTCATCCTTTCCGTTGCATAGGCTCCGAGCAATGCGTCAAGCAGCGCCAAAATCTGCTCTTCGGTGATGTTTTCCCGGTACAGCTTATTCAAACGGGTTCCTTTACCATCACCGCCCAGATACAGGTTGTAACGCCCCGGAGCCTTACCGACCAGAGCAAT
The nucleotide sequence above comes from Thiomicrorhabdus sp.. Encoded proteins:
- the cysD gene encoding sulfate adenylyltransferase subunit CysD, with the protein product MTHLEQLEAESIHILREVAAEFKKPVMLYSIGKDSSVLLHLARKAFYPGSIPFPLLHVDTDWKFREMIEFRDRQAEKHGFDLLIYQNPQGLEIGINPFVHGSSKHTDLMKTQALKQALSLHGFDAAIGGARRDEEKSRAKERIYSFRDRHHRWEPKAQRPELWNIYNGALDEGESIRAFPLSNWTELDIWLYILQEQIELVPLYFAKPRPVVRRDGMWIMRDDERLPLQADEEPEEKWVRFRTLGCYPLTGAIESRATTLEDVVAETVGATTSERQGRAIDQDQSGMEQKKREGYF
- the cysG gene encoding siroheme synthase CysG, which produces MDYLPIFVDLQRQPVLVVGGGDVALRKIRLLRQAGAQINLVALQLCPDLEILCSEKELVWFQGDFHPDQLAGMRLVIAATDVNSVNRQVFLAAELQGVPANVVDDAELCRFIFPAIVDRSPLMLAVSSGGHAPVLARQTREQLERMLPQSLSGLGRLAQHNRSRVKSALTDVGQRRAFWEQTFRGEIARRVESNDQEGAQKLLDHKLQAFAADRGCVSLVGAGPGDPELLTIKALQAMQQADVIVHDGLVSAEILELARRDAERICVAKKAGCHSMSQEEINRLLIHLAQQGLSVCRLKGGDPFIFGRGGEECEALKAAGIDYRIVPGISAAVGCAAYAGIPLTHRDYSRTVQLVTGHCKPGGETPDWRALAQSEQTLVIYMGLIRSSDIRDGLLQFGREKQTPVAIIENGTLPQQRVVLTCLEELTRTVEAEQIKSPALLIVGEVCALAEKLAWRGTSHELNKDMENDALRTA